The genomic window ATTATTTAAAGGCTCAATCGGCCGTACAGATTTTCCAAGGGGCGATTACGAGCAGCTGGTTACAGCTATTCGCAGCAAGCTTTGGCCATTGGGCGACGATGTAACATTTGTGCCCGGCCACGGGCCTACATCTACCTTTGGCGAAGAGCGAGCAAGCAATCCTTTTGTATCCGACAAGCGCTTAAAACAATAGCGGCTGCTACTTATTAGAAGTTAGCGGTTCAACACTAGTGTTTAATTTTATTGGCTTCACCCACGGAGACCCCAAATGGCTGATCAGGTAGACCAACTCGGCGACGATTTTGAAGAAAACTACGACATCTTTATAGAAGATGCGCTCGCCACCGGCTGTGTGTGGGGTTTAGAAAACGAAGAGGGTTGGGCACTGTGCGCCAGCAACGATAACGACGACGTGGATGTGATGCCGCTGTGGTCGCAACCCGAATACGCGAAAGCCCATTGCGTGGAAGAGTGGAGCAGTTACGAGCCTGTGCCTATTTCGCTAGAAGAGCTGCTAGACGACTGGCTACCTGGTATGCATGAAGATGTGATTTTAGTGGGCGTGAACTGGAACAAGGATATGGAAGGTCCAGAGGTAGAACCGTTGGATTTACTCGAAGACGTGGATAAATACGCAGCCGAAGCGGATTAGCTTGAGAAGGATTAACCTTCGTTAAACAGGTAG from Saccharophagus degradans 2-40 includes these protein-coding regions:
- a CDS encoding DUF2750 domain-containing protein — translated: MADQVDQLGDDFEENYDIFIEDALATGCVWGLENEEGWALCASNDNDDVDVMPLWSQPEYAKAHCVEEWSSYEPVPISLEELLDDWLPGMHEDVILVGVNWNKDMEGPEVEPLDLLEDVDKYAAEAD